The stretch of DNA GGCGGTTTCGAACGCGTCTATGAGATCGGCAAGAACTTTCGCAACGAGGGCATGGACAGAACCCACAATCCGGAATTTACCTTGATGGAATTCTATGAGGCATATTCCGATCTCGAGGGGATGATGGACATCGCCGAAGCGCTGTTTAAGCATCTGGCAATAGACGTCATCGGCAAGGACGATTTTCTTTATCGCGGACACCTGGTGAAACTCACCGGTGCGTGGACGCGCGCCTCGATGACAGATCTCGTGCATCAATATGCAGGCATCGACCTTGGGGATCTGGATTTTGACAAAGCGCTCGCCTTTTGCAAAGAACGCAAACTTGAGATCCCTCCCGGAGCCGGAATCGGAAAACTGATCGCGCTTATCTTTGAACACTATGTGGAGGATAAACTCGTCCAACCGACTTTCGTGACCGGTTTTCCCAAGGAGATATCTCCTTTGGCAAAGGCACAACCCGGCAATCCAATATTCGCTGAACGCTTTGAATTGATCATCGCCGGAAATGAGTTTTCCAACGCTTTCAGCGAGCTCAACGATCCTTTTGACCAACGCCGCCGTCTCGAAGCCCAGGCAAGCCTTCGCGCCCTCGGAGACGAAGAGGCAAACGTCGTGGACGAGGATTTCCTCGAAGCGCTCGAATATGGCATGCCTCCGATGGGCGGACAGGGAATCGGTATCGACCGACTCGTGATGCTGCTTACCGAAAACGACTCTATCAAGGAAGTGATCCTCTTTCCCCAAATGAAACAGGAAAGTTGAGATCGGTCTGCCAAGCTGCTGCATGGCAACACGATTTCCCTTGACCAAATTGACAGGCTCTTAAAGCGTGGACAAAATCCATACATGAGGATGCAAAATAACCGATGAACTATTTGGAAATTATCAATTTCTTCGGTGGTCTCGCACTGTTCATCTTCGGAATGAACAAGATGACGGATAGCCTCCAGTCCGTAGCCGGGAGCGAGATGCGGCGCATCATGAAAAAGCTCACCAGCACACCCTTTAGAGGTGTCATGGTAGGGCTTGGAGTGACCGCATTGATCCAAAGCAGCTCCGCCACGACGGTGATGCTGATCGGCTTGGTCAATGCCGGGATCATGACTCTCAACCAAGCCGTGGGTGTGATCATGGGCGCCAATATCGGCACTACTATCACGGCTCAACTTATCGCCTTCAAACTTGGCGACTATGCCTTTGTCTTCGTGATCGCCGGCGTCATCTTGCTTTTGACCAGGCGCAGCCGCAGAATGGAGCGGTGGAGCTCGATCATTCTCGGTTTCGGATTGCTCTTCGTCGGCTTGAATGTGATGTCCCAAGCCGTGGGACCGCTCAAGCAATCCGAGCTCGCGCGCGAGATCATGGTCTCCCTTTCTCATAACCCCCTTCTGGGGATCATGGTGGGAACAATCTTCACGATGCTGATCCAGAGTTCATCCGCTTCCATCGGTATCGTCATCGTGCTGGCAAACAACGGTCTGATTCCTTTCGAGGGCGCGCTCTACATCGTTTTTGGCGATAATATCGGCACCACGATCACAGCCTGGCTGGCAGGATTGGGATCGAATAACACTGCCCGCCAGGTGGCATTGGTGCACACACTTTTCAATCTCTTCGGGACAATCGTCTTCGCCTTGTTGACATATTTTGGGATATACACCGTGTTTATAAACCGTATCACTCCCGGGGACGTCTTCAACGGAGTCAATATCGCTCGCCATATCGCCAATGCCCACACTTTCTTCAACATTCTTAATACTCTGATCTTCCTTCCCTTCGCCGGAACTCTGGCATATCTCGCCAAGAGCATCATCCCCAAAGACGCTGTGGATAGCATCTCTCTGGGCGAACCGAAACACTTGAACTATCATCTCATCGGCGATTCCTTGCTCGCCATCGATCAATCGCTGAAGGAAATGCGTGAAATGCTTCGCCTCGTGCGTCTCTCGCTCACTGTTTCCTATGATGCCTTCAAGGACAAAAACTATAAAAAACAGATCCAGGTTTCCCGCATCGAATCCGCCATCGACCATCTGCAAAGGGAGATCACCCGCTATCTGGTGGCAGTGAATGAACGCACGAACGCGGATGTCATCATCCAAAAAATCCCCGCCCTGCTGCACACAGTGAACGACATCGAAAAGATCGGAGATTTCACGGAAGAGATCAACCGCATCCTCAATCATCAGATTCCCGCGCAAAAGACCCCCCTTTGCCAAGATTTTACGCTGATGATCGCCGATCTCCACGCCAAGATTATGTTTATGCTTGATCTCTCCATCGATTATCTGGAAGAGCTTGATCCCAAATATACTTACAAGATCATCGAAATGGAAGGACGGATCAACGAACAACACCACAACCTGCGCGAAACCATCCTCCAACGCATCCAAAACGGTGAATGCGACGCCGTCGGCGGACTCAATACTATCGACTATATTGACGAAGTGGAGATCATCGCGGACAAGATGAAAAACATCGTCAAAGCCGGCACACACAATTTCGTCTATCTGGAAAGCGCTGTGGTAAATGATGATTAGAGATGGGTGTGCATGTAGGGCAGCATGCTGATGCTGCGGAGGTGGAATAGCTGAGAGATCCTTGCTAACATTGTAGCATAGTCTACACAATTCACTATAAACCGTCACCCCAAACTTCAAGCTTTCATCACTTGGGAAAGTGGGGATAAGTGCTTATATGGTGGAGAGATATGAGGGACTATGTTTGGACTTGGACATTGGCAGTTTTGGACGTTTTTGGACGAGTTTTTATCACTTAAAGCTTCAAATTGAGCCGATTCTGGACTGGTTTTGGACTTTGAGGGTTGTCTCCGAAATTTCCGAGTTAAAAAAACCGCAACTGAAGTGACAAAAGTCCGATCAGAAAAATATCCAGACCCTGATCCTCGTCTATAATCTGCACCTGAAAGTCTATATTAAATGGTTGCAAAATAATACGCCTAGTCTGTTCATCGAGGATAACTTTCTTGAGTGTCGCTCCTTCATCAGTTCGCACTGCACAGACTCTGTTATGCGCTTCCGTCCAGTTAGTCTCCTGTTTGATGACAACTAAGTCCTCATGCATGATATTGGGCTCCATACTGTGCCCATTTACTCTAAATGCCAAATACTTATCGGGATTGCCAGTCAGGATTCTTCTGGGTATCTCAATCTGATCGCCTAAATGCCGGAGGTCTAAGATGGGGTCTGGTCTTCCGGCGGCAATTTCGCCAAGAATCTGAAGGGTTACAGTTCTTGTATAATCCACTGTCGGAGAGTCATATAGTCCAGTGTTGGAATTGACCACTCCGATCTTGGAAGCCACTTGATCTTTTATCCAACCGTCGAATTCCTGCTGAATATTCATAGTGCCTTCACCGGTAAGCAACCAATTTGTGTTGATTCTCGACTTGGACAAAGCAATCAAAAAAGCAGGGTCCGGGAGACGATCTCCGGACTTGTAACGGGATAATGAGGCAGACGAAATATTAAATTTTTCAGCAAAATTCGAGTGCTTTAACCTCATCATTTTCATTACTTTTGCGAGTCTCTCGCCAATCTCACTTCTACGCATATTTACTCCAATAAGACGAAATAGTCTTGACATAATCCATACGGCTATCAATATAGCTACGGAACATGTAAATATAGCTACATAGATGTGTCAATGTATTTTTTTTGGAGACCCATTTCCTGATGGCGTAAACGCCAGCGGAATGGGATAGTGTGAGAAAGCTGCTGGAAAACGCAGAAAGGACTTCCCAAGATGTTGCTCGTATGGAAGTTAGCACCCCTATAAACTATACAAGAGAGGTGAAAATGAATGCACAGACGAGACCGAATGGCAAGTGTGAGAGCTGCCAGTCGAAAAATGTCCAAGTCCAACCTTATGGTTCCCCACTTGGACAAAACAGCTACAAGCTGTCTCTGCGTATAGCTTCCGGGCATAATGTTCATTCAATTTGCGAATATTTGTCCAAGTGCTACGCAAAATGTCCAAGTCCAAGTCCGATTTGGTGTCCAAGTGGGAAATCTTGTCCAAGTCCAAATGTATGTCCAAGTGGCGAGATTTGTCCAAGTCCAAATGCTGACTCACTCCCATATTTAAATTTGGAAGGTTATGTAATGGAAAAGAACGTACAATTAGTCTGGCTGCCAGTGGCAAGGATGGCGGCATTGCAGGATAAGTCGGTCAAGACGATCCGCAGGTTGATAGACGAAGGCTTGCTGATCTCAGTTAAGAGAACCGTTTCAAGCGGAGTCAATCATACGACCAAGTGTTTTATACTGGTGGGACAGGATATGGTTGATCAGGATACGGCATTATGCCATAAACTGGGACAGTCTCCCAAGTATCTTGGTAAGGAACAGATCACTATCCATGACCGGGAGCATACCTGCCTGTTTGTTATCTCCTATAATAAGGAAAGGAAGGTGGAGCATGGAAAAGTCAGATAGCGTGTATGACATGATAGACATGGACAACCTTGAACAGAATTATCAGAATGCAGCTGCTTTGATCAAGGCGGGAGCCAAGATCGAGATACCCGGAGTCAAGCTGAAATTGATTACTCCTATCCATACGGATAAAAAAGTGAAGTTCAAGGATGCTTCGAAGCCTATACCGGTTAAGGTAAAGACTACTGAGGTAGCTAAACCGGAGCCGGAGGATGAGGAGATTGAGTCGTTTGCCATCCCCTATGAAGTTGATTCTGTTAGCGATGATACGAGATCAGTCATTAACCTCGAACCGGAATCGAAAGAGCTGCTCAGTTTTATGCCGGAAGCTCAATACCTATCGCAGTTCTGTGAACTGGTACTGGATCGACTGGATCAATACGAAGCCAAGTTAGAAGCCTGGAACAGCATCGCCGAAGACTACAATAACGGCAGACTGGTGCCGGAGCTGTTCAAGCTGAGAGGCAAACGCACCGAACGCTCACTGAGAAAGTGGGTTGATCAGTATAAAGATACCAGCCGAGATATGTTCGCTCTTCTGCATAAGGGGAAACACCAGTTACGGAAACGTAAAGTAACCTATCTGGAACAACACTTCCTCCTGAAGCTACTGCTCACTCCTCAGAAAGTAAAGATATACTCTGCGGTAAACACTTTGAAAGATTATGCGAGACTGGGTGCGCTGGAATCGCCCACTTCGATCCCGACCTTGGTACGCTGGGCTAATGAATGGGAAAC from Candidatus Cloacimonadaceae bacterium encodes:
- the lysS gene encoding lysine--tRNA ligase, with protein sequence MQAKPNQFIQLRAQKLDRLIALGIDPYPVKSSRSHLISETLADKDTWIKSETVVTLAGRLVAMRRQGKLGFGNLEDIGGRIQIYVQRDLVGEENYELFKLCDAGDFVQVRGTLFYTQAGEYSIKAEEITLLAKNIRPLPTVKEKIVDGKNVRYDDFADIELRYRKRYLDLLLNPSHRRVFEQRSRIISAIRNFMDARGYLEVETPTLQPLYGGANARPFVTHHNTLAVDLYLRIATELYLKRLIVGGFERVYEIGKNFRNEGMDRTHNPEFTLMEFYEAYSDLEGMMDIAEALFKHLAIDVIGKDDFLYRGHLVKLTGAWTRASMTDLVHQYAGIDLGDLDFDKALAFCKERKLEIPPGAGIGKLIALIFEHYVEDKLVQPTFVTGFPKEISPLAKAQPGNPIFAERFELIIAGNEFSNAFSELNDPFDQRRRLEAQASLRALGDEEANVVDEDFLEALEYGMPPMGGQGIGIDRLVMLLTENDSIKEVILFPQMKQES
- a CDS encoding Na/Pi cotransporter family protein; translated protein: MNYLEIINFFGGLALFIFGMNKMTDSLQSVAGSEMRRIMKKLTSTPFRGVMVGLGVTALIQSSSATTVMLIGLVNAGIMTLNQAVGVIMGANIGTTITAQLIAFKLGDYAFVFVIAGVILLLTRRSRRMERWSSIILGFGLLFVGLNVMSQAVGPLKQSELAREIMVSLSHNPLLGIMVGTIFTMLIQSSSASIGIVIVLANNGLIPFEGALYIVFGDNIGTTITAWLAGLGSNNTARQVALVHTLFNLFGTIVFALLTYFGIYTVFINRITPGDVFNGVNIARHIANAHTFFNILNTLIFLPFAGTLAYLAKSIIPKDAVDSISLGEPKHLNYHLIGDSLLAIDQSLKEMREMLRLVRLSLTVSYDAFKDKNYKKQIQVSRIESAIDHLQREITRYLVAVNERTNADVIIQKIPALLHTVNDIEKIGDFTEEINRILNHQIPAQKTPLCQDFTLMIADLHAKIMFMLDLSIDYLEELDPKYTYKIIEMEGRINEQHHNLRETILQRIQNGECDAVGGLNTIDYIDEVEIIADKMKNIVKAGTHNFVYLESAVVNDD
- a CDS encoding XRE family transcriptional regulator; its protein translation is MRRSEIGERLAKVMKMMRLKHSNFAEKFNISSASLSRYKSGDRLPDPAFLIALSKSRINTNWLLTGEGTMNIQQEFDGWIKDQVASKIGVVNSNTGLYDSPTVDYTRTVTLQILGEIAAGRPDPILDLRHLGDQIEIPRRILTGNPDKYLAFRVNGHSMEPNIMHEDLVVIKQETNWTEAHNRVCAVRTDEGATLKKVILDEQTRRIILQPFNIDFQVQIIDEDQGLDIFLIGLLSLQLRFF